One Xiphophorus maculatus strain JP 163 A chromosome 23, X_maculatus-5.0-male, whole genome shotgun sequence genomic window, ttaatcatgcaatagtgtcagaaaccaaaaaattcctccaaaacatttttttatctgattattaactccaataataacaatttcaatcaatatttgtgcaatgatgttttattatttctcagaaattaaggatcaatgacgacaacctgctcatttactcatttgaacattaaaaatggaatttatatttttaatgtgcactgaaaaaaacctagacaaaaaaaaaactataatttcgttgaaattgatctttggtaaatttttttatattacacttttttttttcaatggttGATCTTTATAATTAAACTTGAAGCACACATaatgttcagggtcaaattgacccactgattaaaatcaagataaatgagtcatgcagagagtatttatgtttccctccacatctgctgagtgtccactcagtgtgggtggagtttgtccacgggaacagaaaagattcccgtctaaagttgtatgaacacctgctttctcgcagtttcctagtgaagtaaagagagtagtgagaaagtgggcttgtgtgtgtcggcgtgtgcaTGTAggtgtgtggtgtgttgtgtttgtgtgtgtgtggtgaaatatggttcatagctgcaaggaaacatacagaattggacattttaaaatctttttttgcactttaacctgactgccgggtcaaattgacccgaacagtatcgatgtaaaaagtagacctaGGGGTTGGTGCAAATTagtaaatgaatacattttcaatttatatgtagagtgcacctattaaaacaaatagacaaagtttcattcaaaaaaaataatttcaactatttttttttacaatttttaaactttaaaatgggtCAATTTGATCtagaacataacaggagggttaatgCAATTTTACTTCATTAACTTGGTGGTAAATTTTGATGTCTTTGTCTTGATGGAAGAAATGATTCTTGTCTGCGATTTTATGGCACATTTTCTTCTCTTGGTCTCTCAATGCAGTTAAGTCCTTCTTTGCCTCTAGCAGAAAACCAGCCCCAAAGAGTAATGTTTCTTTAATTCTTAAGTTTCACAATCAGCATTCCTCCTCCACCAAACATGGTGGGTGAAGACAAAGGGTTCAATTTTTCTCTCATCTGACCACAGCACTTTTTCCCACGTGTCTCTGACTCATTTAGATGTCTAATAAAAAGCTGGCATGCCAGTGCTTTTGTCTTGCTCATGATATTggaatgaaataaattattgtagGACAAGTATGCTttctatacacacacacacgcacgcaatTTAAAGAATTTGTACTAATCCAAATTCTGGTCTGTTCTGGTCACTGAAATACTTTTCGACTTATTGGTGTAAAAAgtttatgatttaaaagaaaaagtgacaaaaggACAGAAAGTTGCTAacgtttctgttttcttttagacCAGACAGGTGGCCAGAGCACCTTTCAGAGTTGTTTCTTCTCTCCATCCTCAGGGAATAGTCAGACTGCTGGACTGATTGGGGTTGgaatgagaaaatgtgaagtGGGAGCAAGAGAGGTTGTAATGACCTCAGGTGACATGCAGCATCTCTGTTTTGGGAATGCAATAAGATTTAGCTGCCAAATCCCTCCCTCCCACCAACAATAAGCACATGCAGTTTCGGTCTCCTATAGAATACCTGCCACTCACAAACATATACGAACGGagagctttatttttcttttgaaaataacgcTGGGCCAGCAGTTCTGCAGACAGAGGTCAATGCTATTTTGAGCttcattttgaacttttaaacagatttttatacTTTCTTGCCTTTTCCTTGTTTTCTCCTGCCACGTCAGTCACCCACCTACGTGGTTTGCATATAAGCAGTATTCACCTACATCAATCATGAACCTTCACAAATAATATTTCAATCAGAATTGCTTGAAAAAAaggtaatgtttgttttggcttATAACTTTTTGATCCACAAGAAGGAATATTTCATCTGCGTGCTGAGCTCAGCAGTTTGCCAAATAAAATCTGGTGTCACTCAAAACCCTACTGTGCCTTGTTACTGTGTGAAAATGGCTATGTTGGCAGTGTAAAAGTACTTTTCATTAACCTTTAAACATAAGGCACTCTGACACTTAGATTTAAACTCAGTACTGTCTGGCTCCATTTCCTAATGAGAtagaactgcaaaaacaaacacagccaTGGCTTCATCGTCAGGTGAGATGTTTTCATTAATGGTCTCTTGGTTGGAAAATTTAAAGCAGCCTCACCTAGTAGCATGAGTTCTTGCTTCCTGCTggaagtttttaaatgaatactACAATATGTCAAACTGGTGATACTCATGTgtacttatttgtttttgtcagtgatttattcacttatttatcatttatccaCCAACAGCAAGTGTTTTTAATGATgtacagtggaaaaaaataagtatttgatacaATACTGGTTTTTCATGTTTCCCTcctaataaaaaatgaagaagtcTGTAATACTTCTTATGGAGCCACTCCTGAGTTGCTCTGGAAGTGTTTCACGTCATTTTCATGCCAGAAGCTCCACAACCCATCTTCAAAACTCTTACTGAGGAAAGAAGGTTGTAACCTGTAACCCAAAATGTAGCGATGGCCCATCTATCCTCTCCTCAATATGGTGCAGTTGTTCTGTCCACTCTGCAGCAATGAGGTTCAGCAAGTTGTTACTCATAATGTGGCCAATGTTTGCATAATTGGATTTTAATGGACTTGAGAAGTTTCTGTGTCAACTCTTGCACTATTTCTTGGTATTTTGCATAATATAAATGCAAATCAACCCCTTGTAATTGTAAGTGTGCGGAAACATGTGCCTTTAATGTATTTCTCTGAATAAACAGTACCAAAGGTTAATTGTTTTTGATACTTGTTTATGCAAGACAGGGATTCTCCTCATTTGTTTTagagtatatatacagtatgtgtggcTGAGGTACTACTAATGCTGTGGGAcgttgtttttcatatttcaaatgtgGAGACAGACTTTCTTTATTTGGGAAAAGAACAAAGTCCATAATTTAACTAGAGCAATTTGGACTATTTTTCTACACATTGtgtgatcaaaaacaaaagctgttaCTAAACAAAAGATATTTattaacaatttatttattttatgtaaaataacttCAAGCTATACCGAATATTGTATCTCTAACCTTTGCAGTTGATGTCTAGTTTTCAGTTGTATTTGAATTAGTTTCAATATTGAAGATTACAGTGTCATGAGGGAATGGGCTATGTTTAGAAGAACATGGTTGTGCTCCACAAGAAAATGTTggcttgtaaaaaataatttttaagacGTTGTATTGCCTGAAGTCTGGGTCTTGCTGATAGAGGCTCATCCACTGTtgtgaagatgtttttcttggttatgtaagaaataaatcaaaccaTATTTCCTAGAACAAAACTGGAGAAAATGATGGCCTACATTAAtgttcttttggtttttgtttagttgtttgGGCCTTCTTAACCTCTCCCTATCCTGAGCCACTATTTCACTTTCCTGACTGCAGAGTAGTTGTCaaatttcttcttctcttccaaATTCCCTTTTGTCAGTGATGAAACAATCCAGTTTCTTTCGGCTGTTGCAATCAGCATGTCTCTGAATATTGGCTAAAATTGTCTAATGTTACTAGCAAAGTTCATACCATTAATACTACTTTAAATACAATGATGACATGATTTTAATACTTGCAGTAGGGGAGCAATCCATCTATTGACTCTCTTTATGTATTAGTATTTATCATATTGTACATGTAGCACACATTCACCCAGAGCCTGTTATAGACAGAATAAATACCCTTTATTACCGCAGTGATGAATCCATGGTTAGAATGACAGAGATGAACAGAACAAGGATCGCAACCACAACTGAAACTACAGGGTGGAGATGGATGCAAGCACATTTACAAACTTCACTCATTTTTACTTTCTCAGCTGAATTTGCAAAACAGATAAATCATTGAAACTCCAGAAAGTTCTTTCTGTATGTACAATATGGTACAATAAGAGAGTGGTTAGTTTTCTGTCTACTGTTAAGCCCTAAGCTATACTGTGTGTTGGATTTAATGTTCAAAAGTTAGATTGCTCTTCATGTCCAGAGACCATTTAAAAGGCTTGGTAAGTCATGTGTATCCCCATATCATAACGTTACAGATAAATCACACTCAGAGAAACATTGAAAGGGATAAATGCACACTGCTCTGCTAAGCAAAACAgtagttttataaaaattactCTGAAATCCTGAGAgccacatttattggcaccctgttaaaaatgtgtaaaaaaacacattaaaaagacatatttttaattcCTGTAGCCTAATCTCACATtgaataaatgtagaaaaatacaaGCTCTAATTTGTTTAAGAAATTGCCTACAATTGTCTACATCCATGATTGTCTAAAATCCAAAACcctttgaaattaaatgtaagtgacacatttttatattcacaagttactttttctgttaatttgaaCTTCTATCAACTTCTCATTATTAATCCATGACTTTTTGCCTCTCTTGATATGAAATGACAGGCGGTCATTTCTTTCAGCCACTGTCCACGACATTGGATAATGAGGCATATTTATGTTGCCTCCATGCACAATGAGTAGGATGATGAGGGAAGTAAAAAATCCACAGCTCAGTGCTGCAGCAAAGAGATACATTTATGTTGTCAACCACACTGCAACCATCAAACCATATCTGCTGTATGTGCTAACAGATTGTTTGGGGTtcagaaaaagctttttctaTACGaccaacacaaacataaaaatgtaggGATTGTTAAGCTAAGCTAGGGTTAAAATTAAGGAAAGTCCTGGGAACATTGCTTAGAACTCATAGTATCATAAATGATCAATttatttaaggctttttacacataATAATTCACCATGGGTGCCAATAAATGTGAAGGCCCTGAATGCATTTTGCTGCGAGACTCTCAATTATTTCTAATTGcagaaataaaccaaacaaaaaactttacttAGGACTTTTACTTTAAAAGCCAAAAGAGTCCCATTAGATACCAGtatattgtttgtgttttaaagaccATTTCCCATTGGATatcttttaaagcaaatttatcaACCAAGTTGGATTAAGATCGTCATTATGCATCctttcaataatttaattgtatttatagatgctttttttttctgcacagatatgatgatttctgttttgaacACAATATAAATATCATTCTGAAGTGAAATTATTAGATTCCACTACCTATTTATGAAAATGCATTATCACAGTTAGTTTcagtggttaaattaaaaacttgcTGAATTGACTGATTTTATATTGTGCCTTTCAAGTCAAGCACACAAATATATAGAGAGTACAGACACATTCATCTAttcaaactcacacatttatacaccaatACATGGATCAGGAGGCAACTTAGGGTTAAGTACCTTGCCCTGGAGCACATCAACATTATGACAAGAGGAATCTGAAATCAAACATGCAACCTTTCGATTAAAAGATGactgctctaccactgagccacagtcacACTAGTGTGCTCACTTGTTATGATACCTTACTTTGGGAAACAATTGTATAACTTTACTAGATTTAAGACAAATGTTTGTGCATCCTGTGTAACGGCTAAACATTTGTATTACTAATGAACATTGTCAGAGTGGTCTTATGATATAATATCTATGTTTTGGCATTGCCTGTTGAGGGAGCTAAGTCTGACGCAAAACCCAAAGTGGAAAAGTCTACAGCTATTTGATTacccaaattaaaacaatacaacatTCACAGTGATCTGATTTTGGTAGTTTCCTTTGTTTCCACTCAATTTCTTTGGTCTTCTTTTCTATCCTGTTATAGCCTTGTAAAAATCTGCCCATCATTCTACACTGAATCCTCTGATATGGACAAATGGTTGCTTTAAAGAGGGAGTAGGAATGCCAATTCATCTGATTAGCAAGGCAATATATCGATATATTGAAGATATAGCTTCAATATATTTGAAGCTACTGCCATCTTTTTGTAAGTTGTTGATGACATTAAAATCGAGAACGCaaaaattgcttaaaaataatatttccatgTATCAACATTGCATTTAAGATTTACATAATTTGCAAACAGCTGAATTTTATGTCTTAATCTCACATACATACTAAGTTTTTTATTACAGGCTTGTAATTAGTTTATATCTTCTCATAAGTTTAAGTGTTTACATTATTTAACAATTGCTTATTATGATatgatttatttacaaagttgctgaagaaaatatttttctaatgaGACACTACAAGCCCATCTCAAAACAAATGGCTGCCAAGTAGGTGGGTCGGGGAATACACTTCTCCCTGTCTCTGATTTCCTTTCCAAATCTCTCTTTAAAGTCTGATTATTTACACCTCCTTCCTTCTCTGTCTTTCAGCAGCTGGTTATGTGAAGTCCTTGGAAACAGCCTCAATGAAGTTAGGAGCTGACATGAGGATGGTGAAAGTGCAAATGATGGAGAAGAGAGAGAAGGCCACCAGACACAGTCGGTCCACTACGGCAGCTGCAAACTTCCACTCACTGCAGATTGCCTCAGCTTCGTCCTGGTCCCGAAACCTCTGTGCAATGTATGACACCTCCTCCAAGATGCGCAAGATCTCAGGTGGGGGGATGCCAACTCCCATTCCAAGACTTCCAACACCACAAACTCCCCCCGGCGGCTCAGTCTCGTCACCCATAGATCCATGAGTGCGTCCGCCCAACGTGACTCCAGAGTCGCTGGAAGGTGGGCAGTGTGGACTCTCCATGGGATGGTAACTCCCAAAGTAGAGACTCATGGAACCATTGGAAGTGCCTGTTGTGCAGGGTGGGCATGATGCCTGTGACAGAGGCACTGTGAGGCTTGGCATTGTGCCCATCTCAATGGAGCTGGTGCTGGAGTGATGCTGGGAGGTATGGCGATACTTGTACTGTGGCCTCTTGCGCTCCTCACCAGGTTGTTTCATACGGAGGAACCAGGCACACCAGTTCAACAGAACCACACGAACCTGAGAAGAGACAGACTGTATCagcattttttatgtcattgatATTCTAGTGCATGATTTAGCAGATATGGTTTGCTCCACTCACTCACCCACTTGGGCATCTTGCCCCCATGAGGGTCATGATGATGAAACTGCAGGACTATGACAGTCACCACCACAGACATTCCCACAATCATCATTGTGCTGGCAAAGTACTGAGCTGTTGGGTAGAAAAACAATGCTACTAACTTTTACTGCAAACTGTATAGTAAAGTATTTCCCAATTCTGGCTCGCTCTTGTAACATACCACTCTGGAGAGTTCAGATACTTTATTCTTCAACACACGAGTTaagtgttacattttaaaagaggCTTTTGCAGATCTTGATACCAGACGCCTGAATAGATTTACTCCACTGAATTAATTACTGAATTTGGTGATGACGTTACAGTTCaccttaaacaaaaattaaggtGAAATTTTACATTATAGATAAAAGATGTACATAACCCTAACCACAACATTGCCTGAATGCATTTGTCAGTCTAGACTTAAGCATTTTACTGTAGAAAGTTGTGTATTTTCTGAGCCAGAACTGAAGTGCAgagttttttttaccagaaccCAAGGGCATTATGTACTTGGGCAGCAGTCCTGAATTAGAAGCAGACCTGTCCATGATAATTATTTAATCTAGGCTTAAATTTAGGTTTCAGGCCAACCTTTACTTtagtaaactaaataaatgttatggAAAGGTCATGCTGTTTCCATTGTTGACAACAAATATTGAATGCATgaggcacttttttttttacccaaaacatttaacatatgATCAACTAAAGGATAGGTCTTCTCGAACATCCTGAGTCAGTCACACTGACTCtgctttacatatttgttttatgacTACAACTTCTTATTCTTACCTCTAGCTCATGCTTACAGTCAAATTCTTGCCGCGTTGAAACAAAGTATAATGAAGAGGTGAATAGTTTAAAAGCTTTGGACAGAACTACAGAAATATACCAAGAAATACCAAAgacaaaatttttcttttttccttaaATTTTGCATGATGCTTTTCATTCTGTATTTACGCAGATATAAAAACGTTGTATGCACACgcaaatacataaaatgaaacCCACCGATAAGCGGTACAGAGTCAGATGTGGCAGGCATAATCTCTGCTACCAGAAGCATGAAGACAGTGAGCGAAAGCAGCACAGTGATGCCTGTGTGACAAAGACAGAGAGACACAAGGGAAGAGAACAAGATCACAGCAGCTGAATATGTGATCGGGGTCACCGGTGTGTGAAAGTCTTCctgtaattacatattaatgTAATCGattttcatgacaacagtcatttGTCAGTTTGTGGCTGCTTGATGTGCCCAAGGTTGCTTAAAAAACCCCAGAAACACTAACATTATGTTTATGCTGATGGTTTTCAGAGAAGTAATTTTACAGAGAAATGACCACCAttacttataataataataataataataataataataataataataataataataataataatctttatgACTTCATGTTGAACATATGTTCACAATGTTTACACTGGACAAGCTAACTGGTAAATCTTCATTTGTAAgttgctttggataaaaatgtctgCCAAATGCACCAACATAAACATTATCTGATATGTTCACTGCATCTAAAATATGGTTCATTTGTGATTCCAGCAGTCTCCTCTCACCCACCCAGAGAAATCTTTTCTCCAGAATCTGCTGGCAACAGGAAGACCAGTAAAGCCAAACCAGAGATCAGCACACAGGGAATGAGCAGATTTAGTCCATAATAAAGAGTCCTGCGGCGCATGGTGACTGTGAAGGTCACATCAGGATAGGGCTCCTTACAGCACTCGTAATACAGCTCATTACGCTTGGCTGGCACACCTGTGGGAGAAGCACATCCACAGAGATAACGGTGTCTTTTACAGCTATAATAAAGTCATTTAGGttaaagattttgaaaataaaaatttaatctaaatgtGGTAGAAAGGCCAGCAGAAACTTAGAAACGGAGATCTAAACTAAAATGCATAACTTGTCACTTTTGCAGAAGCCTAAGTAGGTAGTACCGTTATGTTTAATGTAATGTACCAGTTTaaattggtggaaaaaaaatataacagacATATACTGTATGAAAGTGCAGCTAACCATTAACCTCAACATACATGACTTTGGTACATGTGATAAAACacgagagtttggattaaattaaaaagctttCAGAGAGCATGTATTTTAGTAGGTCTAGTGTTATGGATTGAACCAACAATCTGAAGGTTCAAATGCCAATGATCCGCCTGCTATCCAGCATTTTCCATACTAGGAGTTAATCCTTTCTATTGATCTACACCTTAAGGTTATTATTGATACAGTAATGGATGTCTACCCAGAGATAATGTTATATTCCTATAAATAATGACCCTCCGTAATGACCTACAGCTCAAATTCTCACCTAATTGGATCATTTTTAAGGACACACTGAGATATTGGCTGGTGAAAGGAATCTTCTGAATCATTGCTGTCCTAATTGGTGAGCAAACAGTCTGAAACGaaagattttatgtttactCTCATCAGTGAAAGCAACTCAAGCTATGTATTAGCTAGATGCATCAGCAAAACCATGCTTTAATGGGAAAGACTCAAAATTAGCTTTTCCAGTATCAGTgaggtatttaaaaaattgagcCAGAGAAAGAACAGAAGCTGTGCAATACTGGCTGCTCTGTGCATGAAACAGCttattcaaatataaataaataatgatcaATCACAGACAGGCATCCTTCAGTATAGATACAAgttagttatttaaaaattcaacatttctcCCAGTAAATCTGAGATTTTTCCTTTCAAATGTTGTATTCAATGCAGCTCTAAGTTATTTTTGAATGGatcatgtaaaaagaaatccatTATTGGTAAACATATTAAGTGtgcagaaaagtttaaaagcCATAATCTGTCATGTAAAGGAGCTATGTAGGTGTTTCCTTTGCAAAAACACCTTTGTTCAATTTTACTGTAACAGTAAGTATTCAGTGAAGCACAATAGTGTTTAACCTGGCCATGTTActaaattcttgttttattatatgTAAACAATTAATTTTGAACCTAGTTAAATGTGCAGTTTACCCAGGAAGAATGAAAATCATGTTCTTATTTACAGTTCATAAAACTAAATCTGAACAAGCTTAAATTGTATTATATCAATTTTggcaaaatgagaaacaaaatttttttttttacattgacaCTCTTTTTGCCCCTTTggataaaaaaactgaaactttataTGTCAGTATAAGAATACAGGCTGTGCACTtgtgaaaagagaaagaagaaactaTATAATTTATGGTCAATATGGAAAACCCCTCCCTCAGATCACTGAGCTGAATCTTATTTCCTTGACCCTGAAAACTTTCAAGTGAAGAACTCTGAGTCTGTCAGTGATGTAAACTTTATCCTGTCCTTAtttcaactttgtattaaaaagttatagacagaaaaaaagaagtggcTGAATCATTTCGTTTTTGATGGAAGAACTCTCTCACCTTCAGCGCAAACTCTTGAGATGGGCAGTGCAGAGCTCACATATGGTGTTGTTACATGCCTGCCTGAGTGTCACAAAATCCCATTGCATACCATCTGGCCCCGTCTGACACCCATTTCCTGCTAATTGTTACAACAGGGGGTCTTGACACAAGGACCATCTTCTGAATTGTCcagggtgggaaaaaaaacatcatggaaaaaaaccaaacagtcCTAAACCCCCAGCACTAACACATTTTTGTGATGAATACTAGATAtgtgttattttgattttgaattaaatagCTCTCCACAGTCCACACTCTCCTAAGTGTGGGCTTAGATTTGGACACTTTGAATAGTGTCCAAATCTTCCAACTATTTCTCCTTCTTCATTGCATTATGTTGAATGATCTCCACTTCCCTCGCCGCCTCTCTACATACTGAGAACGTGATGcagttttttctccttttaagtATGTCCTGGTAGAAGTCTGTTGTTCTTCCTGAGCAGTGAGGCTATAGTAACGCGCTTCTTAATTTCGGAATTTCAACAAAGGATGTACCAAATGTGTTTTAGTTACAAATTTTTAAAGACCCAGTTTTTTATGTTAAGTGACAGAATTATTCAATCAAATgctataaattttattttatatgttacttttatttcagtagGCAGTAGGTAAACacattatgtaattacacacaGATATCATCATATCTGTGTGGATAATTTTCCACTTAGAacaacatttattgattttatttatatcagacaaataacaaaaaaaacacttttaatacagaaatgtaaacctgatcaaaaatatgcttaatatttgaataaaggttgttgttttcaaaacatACTTTTAAGCTGAAGAACGATCCTCACTGGaatgcatattctaatttacagACTGTGACTGTGCAGTGGGACTGATctacatttattctttttgaaGTCTTTCACGTAGCATTTTGATtgctgttgatttttatttaattacaagGCTTTGACCTTTGTAAGAGTTtagacaatttttaaaattatatctCCCCACTGCTCAGCTCCAGTGATGTAGCAAACATCGATGCCCACTTACCCACGAGGTCCCACTCTCCGTTGGGTATGTAAGTGGATGTGTCCACATCAAGCATCTGCAAGTCCAGTAGCCAGCCGTTGTGAGTCCATGAGCCGAACTTCAAGTCACACTTCTGCACGTCAAAGGGGAACCAA contains:
- the LOC102220971 gene encoding neuronal acetylcholine receptor subunit alpha-7-like; its protein translation is MRCHKFWGPCSVGFYICTAMLFKGSLQGEHQRKLYKELLANYNRLERPVVNDSAPILVELGLTLLQIIDVDEKNQVLMTNAWLQLYWTDVYLSWNPENYPGVQNLRFPSDQIWTPDILLYNSADERFDATFHTNVLVNASGHCQYIPPGILKSTCYIDVRWFPFDVQKCDLKFGSWTHNGWLLDLQMLDVDTSTYIPNGEWDLVGVPAKRNELYYECCKEPYPDVTFTVTMRRRTLYYGLNLLIPCVLISGLALLVFLLPADSGEKISLGITVLLSLTVFMLLVAEIMPATSDSVPLIAQYFASTMMIVGMSVVVTVIVLQFHHHDPHGGKMPKWVRVVLLNWCAWFLRMKQPGEERKRPQYKYRHTSQHHSSTSSIEMGTMPSLTVPLSQASCPPCTTGTSNGSMSLYFGSYHPMESPHCPPSSDSGVTLGGRTHGSMGDETEPPGGVCGVGSLGMGVGIPPPEILRILEEVSYIAQRFRDQDEAEAICSEWKFAAAVVDRLCLVAFSLFSIICTFTILMSAPNFIEAVSKDFT